Proteins from one Monodelphis domestica isolate mMonDom1 chromosome 6, mMonDom1.pri, whole genome shotgun sequence genomic window:
- the RTKN gene encoding rhotekin isoform X7 translates to MDGAGEGRDTELQRKLDHEIRMREGACKLLAACSQREQALEATKSLLVCSSRILSYMGELQRRKEAQVLGRTARRPSETGPPDERSPCRGTVCISDIRIPLMWKDTEYFKNKGDLHRWAVFLLLQLGGNIQDTEMVLVDRTLTDISFQSSLLFIEAGPDFELRLELYGACVEEEGALTGAPRRLASKLSNSLGRSSGRRVRASLESAGGSGSSSAGNPILLPTPAVGGPRYHLLAQTTLTLAAVQDGFRTHDLTLTSNEENPAWLPLYGSVCCRLAAQPLCMTQPVMSGTLRVQHQVGGQQSWGQVHGILKGTNLFCYRHPGEANTQEDPLFTIAINKETRVRAGERDQSLGGPPTLSISNRYGGDEVTHTLQMESRGALQRWMEALWQLFFDMSQWKQCCDELMKIEVPSPRKPPPALAKQGSLYHEMALVPGGPGEGLLLQDNAVSAEIRALLSSYYSDSY, encoded by the exons ATGGACGGAGCTGGGGAAGGACGA GATACAGAGCTGCAAAGGAAGCTGGACCATGAGATCCGGATGAGGGAAGGAGCCTGCAAGCTGCTGGCTGCTTGCTCCCAAAGGGAACAAGCCTTAGAGGCCACCAAGAGCTTGCTGGTCTGCAGCAGTAGAATCCTCAGCTACATGGGGGAACTGCAGCGTCGAAAAGAAGCGCAGGTGCTGGGGAGGACAGCAAGGCG GCCTTCAGAGACTGGGCCCCCAGATGAACGCTCCCCGTGTCGTGGCACAGTTTGTATCTCTG ACATCCGAATCCCCCTCATGTGGAAGGACACAGAGTATTTCAAGAACAAGGGAG ACCTACACCGATGGGCTGTGTTCCTGTTGCTGCAGCTGGGGGGGAACATCCAGGACACAGAGATGGTCCTGGTAGACAGGACATTAACAGACATCTCATTTCAGAGCAGTCTTCTTTT TATTGAGGCAGGACCAGACTTTGAGCTGAGGCTGGAGCTGTATGGGGCCTGTGTGGAGGAGGAGGGAGCTCTGACTGgggcgccccggagactggccAGCAAGCTCAGCAACTCTCTGGGACGGTCCTCTGGAAGGCGCGTTCGGGCTTCACTGGAGAGCGCTGGGGGCTCTGGGAGTAGCAGTGCAGGGAATCCCATCCTGCTCCCCACCCCAGCTGTGGG AGGACCCCGATACCACCTCCTGGCCCAGACGACCCTGACTCTGGCGGCCGTACAGGATGGCTTCCGTACCCATGACCTCACCCTCACTAGTAATG AGGAGAACCCAGCCTGGCTGCCTCTCTATGGCAGTGTGTGTTGTCGCCTGGCAGCTCAGCCCCTCTGCATGACTCAGCCCGTCATGAGTGGCACCCTCAGGGTGCAg CATCAGGTCGGGGGCCAGCAGAGCTGGGGCCAGGTGCATGGTATCCTGAAAGGAACCAACCTTTTCTGTTACCGCCATCCTGGGGAAGCCAACACTCAAGAAGATCCATTGTTCACCATTGCAATCAACAAG GAGACTCGGGTCCGGGCTGGGGAGCGGGACCAGAGTCTGGGGGGACCTCCCACCCTCAGCATCAGTAACCGGTATGGGGGAGATGAAGTGACTCACACATTGCAAATGGAGAGCAGGGGGGCCCTGCAACGATGGATGGAGGCTTTATGGCAGCTCTTCTTTGACATGA GCCAATGGAAACAGTGCTGCGATGAGCTCATGAAGATTGAAGTCCCTTCTCCACGAAAGCCACCTCCTGCACTGGCCAAACAAGGCTCCCTCTACCATGAGATGG ccTTGGTCCCAGGGGGCCCAGGCGAGGGGCTACTGCTCCAGGATAATGCTGTATCAGCCGAGATCCGGGCTCTGCTCTCCTCCTATTACAGCGACAG CTATTGA
- the RTKN gene encoding rhotekin isoform X10, whose protein sequence is MQDRLHIMEDLNMLYIRQMALSLEDTELQRKLDHEIRMREGACKLLAACSQREQALEATKSLLVCSSRILSYMGELQRRKEAQVLGRTARRPSETGPPDERSPCRGTVCISDIRIPLMWKDTEYFKNKGDLHRWAVFLLLQLGGNIQDTEMVLVDRTLTDISFQSSLLFIEAGPDFELRLELYGACVEEEGALTGAPRRLASKLSNSLGRSSGRRVRASLESAGGSGSSSAGNPILLPTPAVGGPRYHLLAQTTLTLAAVQDGFRTHDLTLTSNEENPAWLPLYGSVCCRLAAQPLCMTQPVMSGTLRVQHQVGGQQSWGQVHGILKGTNLFCYRHPGEANTQEDPLFTIAINKETRVRAGERDQSLGGPPTLSISNRYGGDEVTHTLQMESRGALQRWMEALWQLFFDMSQWKQCCDELMKIEVPSPRKPPPALAKQGSLYHEMALVPGGPGEGLLLQDNAVSAEIRALLSSYYSDR, encoded by the exons ATGCAGGACAGATTGCATATCATGGAAGATCTCAACATGCTGTACATCCGGCAGATGGCGCTCAGCCTGGAG GATACAGAGCTGCAAAGGAAGCTGGACCATGAGATCCGGATGAGGGAAGGAGCCTGCAAGCTGCTGGCTGCTTGCTCCCAAAGGGAACAAGCCTTAGAGGCCACCAAGAGCTTGCTGGTCTGCAGCAGTAGAATCCTCAGCTACATGGGGGAACTGCAGCGTCGAAAAGAAGCGCAGGTGCTGGGGAGGACAGCAAGGCG GCCTTCAGAGACTGGGCCCCCAGATGAACGCTCCCCGTGTCGTGGCACAGTTTGTATCTCTG ACATCCGAATCCCCCTCATGTGGAAGGACACAGAGTATTTCAAGAACAAGGGAG ACCTACACCGATGGGCTGTGTTCCTGTTGCTGCAGCTGGGGGGGAACATCCAGGACACAGAGATGGTCCTGGTAGACAGGACATTAACAGACATCTCATTTCAGAGCAGTCTTCTTTT TATTGAGGCAGGACCAGACTTTGAGCTGAGGCTGGAGCTGTATGGGGCCTGTGTGGAGGAGGAGGGAGCTCTGACTGgggcgccccggagactggccAGCAAGCTCAGCAACTCTCTGGGACGGTCCTCTGGAAGGCGCGTTCGGGCTTCACTGGAGAGCGCTGGGGGCTCTGGGAGTAGCAGTGCAGGGAATCCCATCCTGCTCCCCACCCCAGCTGTGGG AGGACCCCGATACCACCTCCTGGCCCAGACGACCCTGACTCTGGCGGCCGTACAGGATGGCTTCCGTACCCATGACCTCACCCTCACTAGTAATG AGGAGAACCCAGCCTGGCTGCCTCTCTATGGCAGTGTGTGTTGTCGCCTGGCAGCTCAGCCCCTCTGCATGACTCAGCCCGTCATGAGTGGCACCCTCAGGGTGCAg CATCAGGTCGGGGGCCAGCAGAGCTGGGGCCAGGTGCATGGTATCCTGAAAGGAACCAACCTTTTCTGTTACCGCCATCCTGGGGAAGCCAACACTCAAGAAGATCCATTGTTCACCATTGCAATCAACAAG GAGACTCGGGTCCGGGCTGGGGAGCGGGACCAGAGTCTGGGGGGACCTCCCACCCTCAGCATCAGTAACCGGTATGGGGGAGATGAAGTGACTCACACATTGCAAATGGAGAGCAGGGGGGCCCTGCAACGATGGATGGAGGCTTTATGGCAGCTCTTCTTTGACATGA GCCAATGGAAACAGTGCTGCGATGAGCTCATGAAGATTGAAGTCCCTTCTCCACGAAAGCCACCTCCTGCACTGGCCAAACAAGGCTCCCTCTACCATGAGATGG ccTTGGTCCCAGGGGGCCCAGGCGAGGGGCTACTGCTCCAGGATAATGCTGTATCAGCCGAGATCCGGGCTCTGCTCTCCTCCTATTACAGCGACAGGTGA
- the RTKN gene encoding rhotekin isoform X5 codes for MFSRNHRSRVTVARGSALEMEFKRGRFRLSLFCDTPEDTELQRKLDHEIRMREGACKLLAACSQREQALEATKSLLVCSSRILSYMGELQRRKEAQVLGRTARRPSETGPPDERSPCRGTVCISDIRIPLMWKDTEYFKNKGDLHRWAVFLLLQLGGNIQDTEMVLVDRTLTDISFQSSLLFIEAGPDFELRLELYGACVEEEGALTGAPRRLASKLSNSLGRSSGRRVRASLESAGGSGSSSAGNPILLPTPAVGGPRYHLLAQTTLTLAAVQDGFRTHDLTLTSNEENPAWLPLYGSVCCRLAAQPLCMTQPVMSGTLRVQHQVGGQQSWGQVHGILKGTNLFCYRHPGEANTQEDPLFTIAINKETRVRAGERDQSLGGPPTLSISNRYGGDEVTHTLQMESRGALQRWMEALWQLFFDMSQWKQCCDELMKIEVPSPRKPPPALAKQGSLYHEMALVPGGPGEGLLLQDNAVSAEIRALLSSYYSDR; via the exons ATGTTTTCCCGGAATCACCGGAGTCGGGTCACTGTCGCCCGGGGTTCTGCCCTGGAGATGGAGTTCAAACGCGGCCGCTTTCGCCTCAGCCTCTTCTGCGACACCCCAGAG GATACAGAGCTGCAAAGGAAGCTGGACCATGAGATCCGGATGAGGGAAGGAGCCTGCAAGCTGCTGGCTGCTTGCTCCCAAAGGGAACAAGCCTTAGAGGCCACCAAGAGCTTGCTGGTCTGCAGCAGTAGAATCCTCAGCTACATGGGGGAACTGCAGCGTCGAAAAGAAGCGCAGGTGCTGGGGAGGACAGCAAGGCG GCCTTCAGAGACTGGGCCCCCAGATGAACGCTCCCCGTGTCGTGGCACAGTTTGTATCTCTG ACATCCGAATCCCCCTCATGTGGAAGGACACAGAGTATTTCAAGAACAAGGGAG ACCTACACCGATGGGCTGTGTTCCTGTTGCTGCAGCTGGGGGGGAACATCCAGGACACAGAGATGGTCCTGGTAGACAGGACATTAACAGACATCTCATTTCAGAGCAGTCTTCTTTT TATTGAGGCAGGACCAGACTTTGAGCTGAGGCTGGAGCTGTATGGGGCCTGTGTGGAGGAGGAGGGAGCTCTGACTGgggcgccccggagactggccAGCAAGCTCAGCAACTCTCTGGGACGGTCCTCTGGAAGGCGCGTTCGGGCTTCACTGGAGAGCGCTGGGGGCTCTGGGAGTAGCAGTGCAGGGAATCCCATCCTGCTCCCCACCCCAGCTGTGGG AGGACCCCGATACCACCTCCTGGCCCAGACGACCCTGACTCTGGCGGCCGTACAGGATGGCTTCCGTACCCATGACCTCACCCTCACTAGTAATG AGGAGAACCCAGCCTGGCTGCCTCTCTATGGCAGTGTGTGTTGTCGCCTGGCAGCTCAGCCCCTCTGCATGACTCAGCCCGTCATGAGTGGCACCCTCAGGGTGCAg CATCAGGTCGGGGGCCAGCAGAGCTGGGGCCAGGTGCATGGTATCCTGAAAGGAACCAACCTTTTCTGTTACCGCCATCCTGGGGAAGCCAACACTCAAGAAGATCCATTGTTCACCATTGCAATCAACAAG GAGACTCGGGTCCGGGCTGGGGAGCGGGACCAGAGTCTGGGGGGACCTCCCACCCTCAGCATCAGTAACCGGTATGGGGGAGATGAAGTGACTCACACATTGCAAATGGAGAGCAGGGGGGCCCTGCAACGATGGATGGAGGCTTTATGGCAGCTCTTCTTTGACATGA GCCAATGGAAACAGTGCTGCGATGAGCTCATGAAGATTGAAGTCCCTTCTCCACGAAAGCCACCTCCTGCACTGGCCAAACAAGGCTCCCTCTACCATGAGATGG ccTTGGTCCCAGGGGGCCCAGGCGAGGGGCTACTGCTCCAGGATAATGCTGTATCAGCCGAGATCCGGGCTCTGCTCTCCTCCTATTACAGCGACAGGTGA
- the RTKN gene encoding rhotekin isoform X8, which yields MDGAGEGRDTELQRKLDHEIRMREGACKLLAACSQREQALEATKSLLVCSSRILSYMGELQRRKEAQVLGRTARRPSETGPPDERSPCRGTVCISDIRIPLMWKDTEYFKNKGDLHRWAVFLLLQLGGNIQDTEMVLVDRTLTDISFQSSLLFIEAGPDFELRLELYGACVEEEGALTGAPRRLASKLSNSLGRSSGRRVRASLESAGGSGSSSAGNPILLPTPAVGGPRYHLLAQTTLTLAAVQDGFRTHDLTLTSNEENPAWLPLYGSVCCRLAAQPLCMTQPVMSGTLRVQHQVGGQQSWGQVHGILKGTNLFCYRHPGEANTQEDPLFTIAINKETRVRAGERDQSLGGPPTLSISNRYGGDEVTHTLQMESRGALQRWMEALWQLFFDMSQWKQCCDELMKIEVPSPRKPPPALAKQGSLYHEMALVPGGPGEGLLLQDNAVSAEIRALLSSYYSDR from the exons ATGGACGGAGCTGGGGAAGGACGA GATACAGAGCTGCAAAGGAAGCTGGACCATGAGATCCGGATGAGGGAAGGAGCCTGCAAGCTGCTGGCTGCTTGCTCCCAAAGGGAACAAGCCTTAGAGGCCACCAAGAGCTTGCTGGTCTGCAGCAGTAGAATCCTCAGCTACATGGGGGAACTGCAGCGTCGAAAAGAAGCGCAGGTGCTGGGGAGGACAGCAAGGCG GCCTTCAGAGACTGGGCCCCCAGATGAACGCTCCCCGTGTCGTGGCACAGTTTGTATCTCTG ACATCCGAATCCCCCTCATGTGGAAGGACACAGAGTATTTCAAGAACAAGGGAG ACCTACACCGATGGGCTGTGTTCCTGTTGCTGCAGCTGGGGGGGAACATCCAGGACACAGAGATGGTCCTGGTAGACAGGACATTAACAGACATCTCATTTCAGAGCAGTCTTCTTTT TATTGAGGCAGGACCAGACTTTGAGCTGAGGCTGGAGCTGTATGGGGCCTGTGTGGAGGAGGAGGGAGCTCTGACTGgggcgccccggagactggccAGCAAGCTCAGCAACTCTCTGGGACGGTCCTCTGGAAGGCGCGTTCGGGCTTCACTGGAGAGCGCTGGGGGCTCTGGGAGTAGCAGTGCAGGGAATCCCATCCTGCTCCCCACCCCAGCTGTGGG AGGACCCCGATACCACCTCCTGGCCCAGACGACCCTGACTCTGGCGGCCGTACAGGATGGCTTCCGTACCCATGACCTCACCCTCACTAGTAATG AGGAGAACCCAGCCTGGCTGCCTCTCTATGGCAGTGTGTGTTGTCGCCTGGCAGCTCAGCCCCTCTGCATGACTCAGCCCGTCATGAGTGGCACCCTCAGGGTGCAg CATCAGGTCGGGGGCCAGCAGAGCTGGGGCCAGGTGCATGGTATCCTGAAAGGAACCAACCTTTTCTGTTACCGCCATCCTGGGGAAGCCAACACTCAAGAAGATCCATTGTTCACCATTGCAATCAACAAG GAGACTCGGGTCCGGGCTGGGGAGCGGGACCAGAGTCTGGGGGGACCTCCCACCCTCAGCATCAGTAACCGGTATGGGGGAGATGAAGTGACTCACACATTGCAAATGGAGAGCAGGGGGGCCCTGCAACGATGGATGGAGGCTTTATGGCAGCTCTTCTTTGACATGA GCCAATGGAAACAGTGCTGCGATGAGCTCATGAAGATTGAAGTCCCTTCTCCACGAAAGCCACCTCCTGCACTGGCCAAACAAGGCTCCCTCTACCATGAGATGG ccTTGGTCCCAGGGGGCCCAGGCGAGGGGCTACTGCTCCAGGATAATGCTGTATCAGCCGAGATCCGGGCTCTGCTCTCCTCCTATTACAGCGACAGGTGA